The following proteins are co-located in the Candidatus Nitrotoga sp. AM1P genome:
- a CDS encoding diguanylate cyclase, translating to MTDPSVLQAKLERLCDVYAAQLPEKLKHIEQMWEQLPQDNWDGEGFQTLHRMVHSLTGSGKTFGFALLSDVARNLEEHLKQIVQTETALNEDQRQHIQKLMSELRQVAIYREALFNNQADSIAIAPPSYDALSPRRIFLLEDDPEQAEELKVQLGYFGYEVTVFNTLADFRVAMQQTVDVVILTDISFPDNSLGGVEVVKEIQAGRETPLPVIFISANDEFVIRLEAARAGGIAYLSKPLNIGKLIDKLDALTSTLSTVPYRVMIIDDSVDISTYYSEVLEQAGMVSMVVHNPLNVIKTLLEFAPDLILIDLYMPKCNGMDLAKVIRQLDAFVSIPIVFLSAEIDLDKQLVAMSLGGDDFLAKPILPQHLISSVNSRIRRSLILRSLVLRDSLTGLFNHTAIKDELDREVVRSKRHGTSLAFAMIDIDHFKQINDTYGHPIGDRVIKSLARLLKQRLRASDLVGRYGGEEFAVILVNADRATALQVLDTIRKDFSQLRYLSDRKEFTVTFSCGIADISQFRDVTKLIEASDKALYNAKHAGRNQVVLSDAPVAEAASSI from the coding sequence ATGACTGATCCAAGCGTGCTGCAAGCAAAGTTAGAACGCCTATGCGATGTTTACGCCGCACAATTGCCTGAAAAACTCAAGCATATCGAGCAAATGTGGGAGCAGTTGCCTCAGGATAATTGGGATGGGGAGGGTTTTCAAACCTTACATCGCATGGTGCATAGTTTGACCGGTTCAGGAAAAACCTTCGGGTTTGCCTTACTCAGTGATGTGGCACGCAATCTGGAAGAACATCTAAAGCAGATTGTTCAGACAGAAACAGCATTGAACGAAGATCAACGTCAGCATATACAGAAATTGATGAGTGAGCTACGTCAAGTCGCTATTTACCGAGAGGCTTTGTTTAATAACCAGGCTGATTCGATCGCAATTGCGCCACCCAGCTACGATGCTCTCAGTCCTCGTCGCATTTTTTTATTGGAGGATGATCCCGAACAGGCAGAAGAACTGAAAGTTCAACTCGGCTATTTTGGCTATGAAGTCACGGTGTTCAATACGCTGGCTGATTTCCGGGTTGCCATGCAGCAAACTGTTGACGTAGTCATACTAACGGACATTTCTTTCCCCGATAATAGTTTGGGTGGGGTTGAGGTCGTAAAGGAAATTCAGGCAGGACGAGAGACGCCTCTCCCTGTGATTTTTATCTCTGCGAACGATGAGTTTGTGATACGACTTGAAGCGGCACGCGCGGGTGGCATTGCCTATTTAAGCAAACCGCTAAATATCGGCAAACTAATTGATAAACTCGATGCTCTGACATCGACTTTATCAACTGTGCCGTACCGTGTCATGATTATTGATGATTCAGTAGATATTTCTACCTATTACAGCGAAGTATTGGAACAGGCTGGAATGGTGTCAATGGTAGTTCACAACCCGCTTAATGTGATCAAAACTTTACTTGAGTTTGCTCCCGATCTGATCTTAATCGATCTTTATATGCCGAAATGCAATGGGATGGATTTAGCCAAGGTCATTCGACAACTTGATGCCTTCGTCAGCATTCCGATTGTATTTCTTTCGGCCGAAATTGATCTCGACAAGCAGTTGGTCGCCATGAGCTTGGGTGGTGACGATTTTCTTGCCAAGCCAATACTACCGCAGCATCTGATTTCTTCCGTGAATAGCCGTATTCGACGATCTCTCATTCTGCGTTCCCTCGTGCTGCGCGATAGTTTGACCGGATTGTTCAATCACACTGCTATAAAAGATGAGTTGGACCGCGAAGTTGTTAGATCAAAACGACATGGAACATCCTTAGCTTTTGCGATGATTGACATTGATCACTTCAAACAGATCAATGACACCTATGGCCATCCTATTGGGGATCGTGTAATTAAAAGCCTTGCGCGTTTACTGAAACAACGGTTGCGCGCAAGTGACTTGGTGGGACGATATGGAGGCGAAGAATTTGCGGTAATCCTGGTGAATGCCGATAGAGCGACGGCATTACAAGTGCTGGATACTATCCGCAAGGACTTCTCCCAATTGCGTTACCTGTCGGATAGAAAAGAATTTACCGTTACGTTTAGTTGTGGGATCGCTGATATATCTCAGTTTCGCGATGTTACCAAACTAATTGAGGCATCAGACAAGGCTCTTTATAATGCCAAACATGCCGGGCGCAATCAGGTGGTATTGTCGGATGCTCCTGTAGCGGAAGCTGCGAGTTCTATCTAA
- a CDS encoding PAS domain-containing sensor histidine kinase has protein sequence MSKKNSNDPIQGHSKAEMRLVSTSAAEGTPRSTEELLHELQVYQIKLEMQNEALRQTQVELEKSRDLYVDFYDFSPVGYITLSHDAIINEINLTGAALLGMERGKLRHRRFAPFVSPQDRDRWHRYFLSVLKHGHKEECEFQFQRNDGSRFLGLLHCLLLKNDGEKSVVRAVLTDITKLKQAEAEIVATNIELQATLDAIPDLLFEIGMDGRYYNYHAYRTDLLATSPDVLLGKTIFEVLPPEAAKICMSALQEASEQGRSTGKVICLPLQQGEHWFELSVAFKSESNSQDKRFIVLSRDITARKQAEVDLRIASVAFESQESLMITDANGVILRVNKAFIETNGYTTEEAVGQTPRLIQSGLHDDDFHRAIWETVQRTGTWKGEVWGRRKNGELYPKWLTISAVRGGDCAVTHYVIAYIDITELRNAKIAAEKANRAKSDFLSSMSHELRTPLNAILGFAQLLELDPPAPTPIQMIKIQEILHGGWYLLDLINEVLDLASIESGKVALSPELMSLQEILLECKTMIEPQAEQRDIKINFPQLDISFFVYADPTRIKQVLINLLSNAIKYNRVHGTVEVTCTANALKQFRISIKDTGEGLSPEKLAQLFQPFNRLGQENSAVEGTGIGLVMVKKLIEQMGGKIGVESTIGVGSEFWFELPVDGVVASLAV, from the coding sequence ATGAGCAAGAAGAATTCAAACGATCCGATTCAAGGGCACTCTAAAGCGGAGATGCGACTTGTCAGTACTTCAGCGGCGGAGGGGACTCCGCGTTCTACCGAGGAACTTCTGCATGAGCTCCAGGTGTATCAGATTAAATTGGAGATGCAGAATGAGGCATTGCGGCAGACGCAGGTCGAACTAGAGAAATCTCGCGACCTCTATGTAGATTTTTATGACTTTTCCCCTGTTGGCTATATCACCCTTAGCCACGATGCTATTATCAACGAAATCAATCTTACCGGTGCCGCGCTCCTCGGGATGGAACGTGGCAAGTTGCGGCACCGCCGTTTTGCCCCTTTTGTTTCCCCTCAAGATCGTGACCGATGGCATCGTTACTTTCTGTCTGTTCTAAAACATGGTCATAAAGAAGAATGTGAGTTTCAATTCCAGCGAAACGACGGATCAAGATTTTTGGGACTATTGCATTGCTTGCTACTGAAAAATGATGGTGAAAAATCAGTGGTACGTGCAGTCCTGACCGACATCACCAAGCTTAAGCAGGCGGAGGCAGAAATTGTCGCGACAAACATTGAGCTTCAAGCCACACTTGATGCTATACCTGATTTGTTATTTGAGATTGGAATGGATGGGCGTTATTATAATTACCATGCATACCGCACCGATTTGCTGGCGACATCTCCTGATGTACTTCTAGGCAAGACCATCTTTGAAGTTCTTCCACCGGAAGCAGCAAAGATATGTATGTCAGCTCTACAAGAAGCCTCGGAACAAGGTCGGTCAACTGGAAAAGTAATTTGCCTGCCCCTGCAACAAGGTGAGCATTGGTTCGAACTCTCAGTGGCATTCAAGAGCGAGAGTAACAGTCAGGATAAACGCTTCATTGTTCTCTCGCGAGACATTACGGCACGCAAACAGGCCGAAGTGGATCTTCGTATCGCCTCCGTTGCCTTTGAGTCGCAAGAAAGCTTGATGATCACCGATGCCAACGGCGTAATCTTGCGAGTCAATAAGGCATTTATCGAGACCAACGGCTATACGACCGAGGAAGCTGTGGGTCAGACACCGCGTCTGATCCAGTCCGGCCTACACGACGACGATTTTCACCGCGCGATTTGGGAGACCGTTCAACGCACAGGGACATGGAAAGGAGAGGTATGGGGCCGACGCAAAAATGGTGAGCTATATCCAAAATGGCTGACTATTTCTGCCGTTAGAGGGGGCGATTGCGCTGTAACCCACTATGTCATAGCCTATATTGACATCACCGAACTAAGAAATGCCAAAATTGCGGCAGAGAAAGCGAATCGTGCAAAATCGGATTTTCTTTCCAGTATGAGCCATGAACTGCGTACCCCGCTCAATGCCATTCTTGGTTTCGCTCAATTGTTAGAGTTGGATCCACCCGCGCCAACTCCTATTCAAATGATCAAGATTCAAGAAATTCTTCATGGTGGATGGTATTTGCTGGATTTAATTAATGAAGTTCTTGACCTTGCTTCAATCGAGTCCGGTAAGGTAGCGCTGTCACCAGAGCTTATGTCACTGCAAGAAATTCTGCTCGAATGCAAAACCATGATAGAACCGCAAGCGGAACAGCGTGACATCAAAATAAATTTCCCTCAGCTCGATATTTCATTTTTTGTCTATGCCGATCCAACTCGAATAAAGCAAGTTTTGATTAATCTATTGTCCAATGCGATTAAATATAACCGCGTGCATGGAACAGTTGAGGTGACATGCACCGCAAATGCCCTGAAACAATTTCGCATCAGTATTAAGGATACCGGCGAGGGATTATCCCCGGAAAAACTTGCGCAACTGTTTCAGCCATTTAATCGTCTTGGGCAAGAAAACAGTGCAGTCGAAGGAACAGGTATCGGTCTGGTGATGGTCAAGAAACTAATAGAACAGATGGGCGGTAAGATCGGTGTGGAAAGCACGATAGGTGTGGGAAGTGAGTTCTGGTTTGAACTGCCTGTTGATGGCGTTGTAGCGAGCTTGGCAGTTTAG
- a CDS encoding IS4 family transposase, with translation MHAGKLVFAQLMAHLPLHTFRQCVANYSSRYPTLTFSHLDQFLCLAFAQLTYRESLRDIETCLRAHQAKLYHLGIRGSITRSTLADANESRDWRIYQDFALSQIKVARKLYSQDSFVVELEQTVYALDTTTIDLCLSVFPWARFRQAKAAVKMHTLLDLCGNIPTFIHISDGKMHEVNVLDILIPEAGSFYIMDRGFIDFARWFTLHQAQAFFVIRGKSNLLFHRVYSRAVDKSTGLCCDQTIVLTAPKARKDYPRHLRRIKFYDAEHDRHLIFLTNNFDLPALTIAQLYRCRWQVELFFKWIKQHLRIKKFYGTTENAVKTQIWIAITVYVLVAIVKKRLNTDASLDTILQILSLTLFEKTPIDQLLKNTEE, from the coding sequence ATGCATGCCGGGAAACTCGTGTTCGCTCAATTGATGGCGCACCTGCCATTGCATACTTTCCGTCAGTGTGTCGCCAATTATTCAAGTCGATATCCGACGCTTACGTTTTCACATCTCGATCAATTCCTCTGTCTAGCCTTCGCGCAGCTTACGTACCGCGAAAGCCTGCGCGACATCGAAACCTGTCTGCGCGCGCACCAAGCCAAACTCTATCACTTGGGTATCCGAGGCAGCATCACCAGGAGTACGCTGGCCGATGCGAACGAATCACGCGACTGGCGCATCTATCAAGATTTTGCGCTCAGCCAAATCAAAGTGGCACGCAAACTCTATTCACAAGACAGCTTTGTCGTGGAGCTAGAGCAGACCGTCTACGCACTCGATACCACGACTATCGACCTGTGCTTGAGCGTCTTTCCTTGGGCTCGCTTTCGCCAAGCGAAAGCGGCGGTCAAGATGCATACACTGCTCGATTTGTGCGGCAATATTCCAACCTTCATTCACATCAGCGACGGCAAGATGCACGAGGTCAATGTGCTCGACATCCTGATACCCGAAGCCGGCAGCTTTTACATCATGGATCGGGGCTTCATCGATTTCGCTCGCTGGTTCACGCTGCATCAAGCGCAGGCGTTCTTCGTGATTCGTGGCAAATCCAATCTGCTCTTTCATCGCGTTTACTCCCGCGCTGTGGACAAGTCCACTGGACTCTGTTGCGATCAGACCATCGTGCTGACCGCGCCGAAGGCTCGCAAGGATTACCCTCGTCATCTTCGACGCATCAAGTTCTACGATGCAGAACACGACAGGCATCTGATCTTCCTGACCAACAACTTCGACTTGCCTGCGCTGACTATCGCCCAGCTTTATCGTTGCCGTTGGCAGGTCGAACTATTCTTCAAATGGATCAAGCAACATCTTCGAATCAAGAAGTTTTACGGCACCACCGAGAACGCAGTCAAAACACAAATCTGGATTGCCATCACTGTTTACGTTCTGGTCGCCATCGTCAAAAAACGACTCAATACCGATGCTTCGCTTGACACAATTCTACAAATCTTGAGCCTCACTCTTTTCGAAAAAACACCAATTGATCAATTGCTTAAAAACACGGAGGAATAA
- a CDS encoding M12 family metallopeptidase, with protein MKENLKICHDRILPLDLVRPQQTIKLGIGPARAVLVFRKMWITGSTLRVRFMGGTDAQQATAKKQALWWLPHANLKFEFNNAPDAEIRIAFDSSDGAWSYIGTDCRLIPPDQPTMNLGFLDGGTAAHEFGHAIGLGHEHQNPAGGIEWNEEVVIRDLSRPPNSWPPEQVRQNVLEKYAVDQIRGTEFDPDSIMLYFFPDSWVKNGHGTKENNELSAVDKTFIASTQAYPHTAVQAIELGINAAPVSAAIGLPGEEDLFKFTVKKSGRHIIQTGGQTDVVMKLFGPNSQTSLITEDDDGGIGLNSRIAAELIPGQYFAQIRHYNKAQGTGSYSIRVNKN; from the coding sequence ATGAAAGAGAATCTAAAAATTTGTCACGACAGAATTCTGCCGCTTGATCTTGTCCGCCCACAGCAGACTATCAAGCTTGGCATTGGGCCCGCGCGGGCGGTCCTCGTTTTCAGAAAGATGTGGATCACTGGATCGACACTACGCGTACGATTCATGGGCGGGACCGATGCTCAGCAAGCAACCGCCAAAAAACAAGCGCTTTGGTGGCTTCCACATGCGAATTTAAAATTCGAGTTTAACAATGCACCCGACGCAGAGATTCGCATTGCTTTTGATTCTTCGGATGGGGCGTGGTCCTATATCGGCACAGATTGTCGATTGATCCCACCCGATCAGCCCACGATGAATCTTGGATTTCTCGATGGTGGCACAGCCGCCCATGAGTTCGGCCACGCTATTGGTCTTGGACACGAACATCAAAATCCGGCTGGCGGAATTGAGTGGAACGAGGAAGTCGTAATCCGCGACTTGAGCAGACCGCCCAATAGCTGGCCCCCGGAACAAGTCCGGCAAAATGTTTTGGAAAAATATGCGGTTGATCAGATCAGAGGGACGGAATTCGATCCCGATTCGATCATGCTTTACTTTTTTCCTGACAGTTGGGTCAAAAACGGCCATGGCACCAAAGAAAATAACGAGCTGTCAGCGGTGGACAAGACCTTCATTGCCAGCACACAAGCCTATCCGCACACTGCGGTTCAAGCGATCGAGTTAGGCATCAATGCAGCGCCCGTATCGGCCGCGATCGGTCTACCTGGTGAAGAAGACTTGTTCAAATTCACCGTAAAAAAGAGCGGTCGCCATATCATACAAACGGGCGGTCAAACCGATGTGGTGATGAAACTGTTCGGCCCTAACAGTCAAACCAGTCTTATCACCGAAGACGACGATGGTGGAATTGGGCTAAATTCGAGAATCGCAGCTGAGCTCATCCCGGGACAATATTTTGCCCAGATTCGACATTATAATAAGGCTCAAGGTACTGGCTCGTACAGCATCAGGGTGAACAAAAACTAA
- the trxC gene encoding thioredoxin TrxC, with the protein MSDSINIVCPSCDAVNRIPTEKLTSQPSCGKCKQALFNAHPVELSSSNFEKHITRNDIPVLVDFWAPWCGPCRMMAPAFIQAAEKLEPGIRLAKLNTEEAQELGARYNIRSIPTLAIFKNGHEVARQAGAMDVAGIVSWARANA; encoded by the coding sequence ATGAGTGATTCCATTAATATCGTTTGTCCGAGTTGCGATGCGGTAAACCGCATTCCCACTGAAAAGCTAACTAGTCAGCCAAGCTGCGGCAAATGTAAACAAGCTCTATTTAACGCGCATCCGGTTGAATTGAGCAGCAGCAACTTCGAAAAGCACATCACGCGTAACGATATCCCGGTTCTGGTGGATTTCTGGGCACCATGGTGTGGTCCCTGCCGCATGATGGCGCCCGCTTTTATTCAGGCAGCAGAGAAACTCGAGCCGGGAATACGTTTAGCTAAATTAAATACAGAAGAGGCACAGGAGTTAGGCGCGCGCTATAACATCCGCAGCATTCCCACCCTGGCCATATTTAAAAATGGACACGAGGTGGCAAGACAGGCGGGTGCCATGGATGTGGCCGGTATTGTGTCGTGGGCTCGTGCTAACGCCTAA
- the nadC gene encoding carboxylating nicotinate-nucleotide diphosphorylase, with protein sequence MTNQHKLATHIYANVTTALDEDLRSGDLTAQLIPLHTEAHATVITRQNAVLCGAAWFDACFKAMDKDCIIHWLVQDGDVITAKQTLCEIRGDARAMLTAERCALNFLQTLSATATQTRHYVEAVRGTHAKILDTRKTLPGLRMAQKYAVKTGGGYNQRIGLFDGVLIKENHILAAGGIRPALEQAFRLALEGISIQIEVENLEQLREALDTGAKLILLDNFDLDNMRVAVKFTAGRAELEASGGITLDKVRAIAETGVERISIGGLTKDIQAVDLSMRFEI encoded by the coding sequence ATGACCAACCAACATAAACTGGCGACCCATATTTATGCCAACGTCACCACCGCTCTTGATGAAGATCTGCGTAGCGGTGACCTTACCGCACAACTCATTCCCTTGCATACAGAAGCACACGCCACTGTTATAACGCGCCAAAATGCAGTGTTATGCGGCGCAGCTTGGTTTGATGCATGTTTTAAAGCGATGGATAAAGATTGCATCATTCATTGGCTTGTGCAGGATGGCGATGTCATAACAGCCAAGCAAACGCTGTGCGAAATACGCGGTGATGCACGTGCGATGCTGACTGCTGAACGGTGTGCGCTTAATTTTTTGCAGACACTTTCCGCTACCGCGACGCAGACACGGCACTATGTCGAAGCAGTGCGCGGCACGCACGCGAAGATTCTGGATACACGCAAGACACTGCCGGGTCTGCGCATGGCACAGAAATATGCGGTGAAAACGGGCGGTGGATATAACCAGCGGATTGGTTTATTTGATGGCGTACTGATTAAGGAGAATCACATTCTGGCTGCGGGTGGTATCCGTCCTGCGTTGGAACAGGCTTTCCGTCTTGCCCTTGAGGGTATAAGCATCCAAATTGAAGTAGAAAATCTGGAACAGCTGCGTGAAGCGCTAGATACAGGTGCCAAGCTAATTTTGCTCGATAATTTCGATCTCGATAATATGCGAGTTGCTGTCAAATTCACTGCCGGACGCGCCGAGCTGGAAGCCTCTGGTGGCATTACTCTGGATAAAGTACGCGCTATCGCCGAGACTGGCGTAGAACGCATTTCCATTGGTGGCTTGACCAAAGATATACAGGCGGTAGATTTATCAATGCGGTTTGAAATTTAA